From the Planifilum fimeticola genome, the window GACCAAACCGATCATGCGCCAGGGGCTGTCTGTATTTTTCTTCACAAATACCGTCCCCTTAAGCCGGGTGGAGTGAGATCATCCGACGGGGCAAATCGGACCGGTCGAAAAGCTCCGGATCGATACCCTGTCGTACCCATCGTCTCTCCGACTAATACTACCGAAGCCTCCGGGGGTTGTCAACTTTTTCACTTCAGTTATTATGAACACTTTGTCACAAATTGATCAAAGACTCACCGGGTTCCGAACAGCCGGTCGCCGGCGTCCCCCAGACCCGGCACGATGTAGCTCTTTTCATTGAGCCTCTCATCCACGGCGGCGGCGTAGATATCCACATCGTCGTGCTCCCCGTGAACCCTTTTGATCCCCTCTGGGGCGGCGATGAGACACATCAGCTTGATGCTCCGGCCTCCCATCTCCTTGATCATCTGGATGGCGGCCGCAGCGGACCCGCCCGTGGCCAGCATCGGGTCGATGACGATCAGATCCCTCTCCTCGATGTCCGAGGGCATTTTGGCGTAGTACTTGACGGGCTCCAGCGTCTCCGGATCCCGGTACAAGCCGATGTGACCCACCTTGGCCGCCGGGATCAACCGAAGAATGCCGTCCACCATCCCCAGTCCCGCCCGCAGGATGGGCACCAATCCCAGCTTCTTCCCCGCCAGCACCTTGCACCGGGCGGGAGCGACCGGGGTCTCCACCGTCACTTCCCGGAGGGGCATGTCCCGGGTGATCTCGTAAGCCATCAGGGCGGAGACTTCCTCCACCAATTCCCGGAACTCCTTGGTGCCGGTCCGCTTGTCGCGGATATGGGTCAATTTGTGCTGGATCAGGGGATGGTCAAAGACGTACACGTTCCCCATGGCGTATCCTCCCTTCCTGTTCCGAAGAACATTGTACTGTTCCTGAGTCCGGATGTCCATGCGATTGCGATTCCAGAAAAGGGAAATCAGCCGGATCCGCCACATCTGCTTCTAACATATGAGACGGGTCGGGGGAGCATGCCTCCGCGGGGCCGAAAAGAAAACCCCGCCGCATCGGCCGGCAGGGCGTGCTTCTCCTCCAAAGGCGGAATCGGGATCCCTTACCGCAGGAAGGGGAGCCGCTGCAAGGAGTCGGGCGGCTCCCCTTCACTTTTTCTTTTTCAGAATTTCTTACGCTTCCAGGGTCATGTCCGCATACAGCGGATACCGTTCGGTCAGCGCGGCAACGCGGCGCCGGGCTTCCTCCCGCACACCCTCACCCTCCGGATTCTTCAGCGTGAGGGCCATGATGTCGGCGATCTCCTCCATCGCTTCGGGATCCATGCCCCGGGTGGTGACCGCCGGGGTGCCGATCCGGATGCCGCTTGTGATGAAGGGGCTTTCCGGATCGAAGGGGATGGCGTTTTTGTTGACGGTGATCCCCACCTCGTCCAAGAGGTGCTCCGCCTTCTTGCCGGTCAGATTCAGGTTGCGGACATCGATGAGAATCAGATGATTGTCCGTCCCGCCGGAAATCAGGTTAAACCCTCTTTCCGACAGGGCTTCGGCCAGGCGGGCGGCATTTTCCACCACGCGGCGCGAATACTCCTTGAAGTCCTCCGTCAGGGCCTCCGCCAGCGCCACCGCCTTGGCCGCGATGACGTGCATCAGGGGTCCTCCCTGAATGCCGGGGAAGATCGCCTTGTCGATCTTCTTGGCGTACTCCTCCTTGCACAGGATCATGCCGCCCCGGGGCCCGCGCAGGGTCTTGTGGGTGGTGGTGGTCACGAAGTCCGCATAGGGCACCGGGTTGGGATGATGCCCGGTGGCCACCAGCCCGGCGATGTGGGCCATATCCACCATCAGCAGGCAACCCGCCTCGTCGGCGATCTCCTTCAACCGGGCGAAATCGATCACCCGCGGATAAGCGCTGGCACCGGCCACCAACAGCTTGGGGCGGTGCTCCAGGGCCAGTCGGCGAACCTCGTCGTAATCGATGCGGTGGGTCTTTTCGTCCACCCCGTACGAGACAAATTTGTAGAGGGTTCCGGAAAAGTTGACCGGGCTGCCGTGGGTCAGGTGGCCGCCGTGGGCCAAATTCATGCCCAGCACGGTATCTCCCGGCTCCAGCACGGCGAAATAAACCCCCATGTTGGCCTGGGCGCCGGAATGGGGCTGCACGTTGGCGTGTTCCGCCCCGAACAGCTTTTTGGCGCGCTCCCTGGCCAACTCCTCCACCCGATCGACGTGTTCGCAGCCGCCGTAGTACCTCTTGCCG encodes:
- the upp gene encoding uracil phosphoribosyltransferase, giving the protein MGNVYVFDHPLIQHKLTHIRDKRTGTKEFRELVEEVSALMAYEITRDMPLREVTVETPVAPARCKVLAGKKLGLVPILRAGLGMVDGILRLIPAAKVGHIGLYRDPETLEPVKYYAKMPSDIEERDLIVIDPMLATGGSAAAAIQMIKEMGGRSIKLMCLIAAPEGIKRVHGEHDDVDIYAAAVDERLNEKSYIVPGLGDAGDRLFGTR
- the glyA gene encoding serine hydroxymethyltransferase codes for the protein MEHLRKTDPETARAIADELNRQKRKIELIASENFVSRAVLEAMGTVLTNKYAEGYPGKRYYGGCEHVDRVEELARERAKKLFGAEHANVQPHSGAQANMGVYFAVLEPGDTVLGMNLAHGGHLTHGSPVNFSGTLYKFVSYGVDEKTHRIDYDEVRRLALEHRPKLLVAGASAYPRVIDFARLKEIADEAGCLLMVDMAHIAGLVATGHHPNPVPYADFVTTTTHKTLRGPRGGMILCKEEYAKKIDKAIFPGIQGGPLMHVIAAKAVALAEALTEDFKEYSRRVVENAARLAEALSERGFNLISGGTDNHLILIDVRNLNLTGKKAEHLLDEVGITVNKNAIPFDPESPFITSGIRIGTPAVTTRGMDPEAMEEIADIMALTLKNPEGEGVREEARRRVAALTERYPLYADMTLEA